In Leptolyngbya sp. SIO1E4, one DNA window encodes the following:
- a CDS encoding RNA-binding S4 domain-containing protein, with protein MSIQNSANTAFIKLDQFLKWQQFAQTGGEAKMLIQTGQVEVNGEMELRRGRKLFAGDVVTIGDRACEVQLSPTHE; from the coding sequence ATGAGCATCCAAAATTCTGCAAACACTGCTTTTATCAAACTTGATCAGTTCTTGAAGTGGCAACAATTTGCGCAGACGGGGGGGGAGGCTAAAATGCTCATTCAAACTGGGCAGGTAGAAGTCAATGGAGAAATGGAGCTTCGGCGAGGGCGTAAGCTTTTTGCAGGGGATGTGGTGACCATCGGCGATCGCGCTTGCGAAGTGCAGCTCTCCCCTACCCATGAGTAA